One stretch of Euphorbia lathyris chromosome 7, ddEupLath1.1, whole genome shotgun sequence DNA includes these proteins:
- the LOC136236048 gene encoding NAD(P)H-quinone oxidoreductase subunit 1, chloroplastic — KSGFWGWNLWRQPLGFFIFFISSLAECERLPFDLPKAEEELVAGYQTEYSGIKFGLFYIASYLNLLVSSLFVTVLYLGGWNISIPYIFVHEFFEINNISGVVGPTIGIFITLVKTYLFLFIPITTRWTLPRLRMDQLLNLGWKFLLPISLGNLLLTTSFQLLSL; from the coding sequence AAATCTGGTTTTTGGGGGTGGAATTTGTGGCGTCAACCACtaggattttttattttttttatttcttctctAGCAGAATGTGAAAGATTACCTTTTGATTTGCCAAAAGCAGAAGAAGAATTAGTAGCAGGTTATCAAACGGAATATTCAGGTATCAAATTTGGTTTATTTTATATTGCTTCCTATCTAAACTTATTAGtttcttcattatttgtaaCAGTTCTTTACTTGGGCGGTTGGAATATTTCTATTCCGTATATATTCGTTCATGAgttttttgaaataaataacATAAGCGGAGTCGTTGGACCAACAATTGGTATCTTTATTACATTGGTTAAAACTTATTTGTTCTTGTTCATTCCTATCACAACAAGATGGACTTTACCGAGACTAAGAATGGACCAACTTTTAAATCTTggatggaaatttcttttaCCTATTTCTCTCGGTAATCTATTATTAACAACCTCGTTTCAACTCCTTTCACTATAA
- the LOC136200669 gene encoding NAD(P)H-quinone oxidoreductase subunit I, chloroplastic, translating into MSCLQIKQEKKIKIKLFIKIHAMFPMVTGFMNYGQQTIRAARYIGQSFMITLSHANRLPVTIQYPYEKLITSERFRGRIHFEFDKCIACEVCVRVCPIDLPVVDWKLETDIRKKRLLNYSIDFGICIFCGNCVEYCPTNCLSMTEEYELSTYDRHELNYNQISLGRLPMSVVDDYTIRTIFNSTKKKYKPL; encoded by the coding sequence ATGAGTTgtcttcaaatcaaacaagagaaaaaaataaagataaaattattcaTAAAAATTCACGCTATGTTTCCCATGGTAACTGGGTTCATGAATTATGGGCAACAAACCATACGAGCCGCAAGGTACATTGGTCAAAGTTTCATGATTACCTTATCCCATGCAAATCGTTTACCTGTAACTATTCAATATCCTTATGAAAAATTAATAACATCAGAGCGTTTCCGCGGTCGAATCCATTTTGAATTTGATAAATGCATTGCTTGTGAAGTATGTGTCCGTGTATGTCCTATAGATCTGCCTGTTGTTGATTGGAAATTGGAAACTGACATTCGAAAGAAACGGTTGCTAAATTACAGTATTGATTTCGGAATCTGTATATTTTGCGGCAACTGTGTTGAGTATTGTCCAACAAATTGTTTATCAATGACGGAAGAATACGAGCTTTCTACTTATGATCGTCATGAATTgaattataatcaaatttctTTGGGTCGTTTACCAATGTCAGTAGTTGACGATTATACGATTCGAACAATTTTCAATTCAactaaaaaaaagtataaaccactttga
- the LOC136235481 gene encoding ras-related protein Rab7 yields the protein MSVRRRTLLKVIVLGDSGVGKTSLMNQYVHKKFSQQYKATIGADFVTKELQIDDRLVTLQIWDTAGQERFQSLGVAFYRGADCCVLVYDVNVMKSFDSLDNWHEEFLKQANPSDPKMFPFILLGNKIDIDGGNSRVVSEKKAKDWCASKGNIPYFETSAKEDYNVDPAFLCIARTALANEHEQDIYFQGIPEAVSESEQRGGCAC from the exons ATGTCAGTGCGCAGACGTACCTTGCTCAAGGTGATCGTTCTCGGCGACAGCGG GGTCGGCAAGACGTCTTTGATGAATCA ATATGTGCACAAGAAGTTTAGTCAGCAGTATAAGGCTACAATTGGTGCCGACTTTGTGACCAAAGAGCTTCAAATTGATGATAGACTAGTCACCTTGCAA ATATGGGACACTGCTGGACAAGAAAGGTTTCAGAGTCTTGGAGTTGCATTTTATAGAGGGGCAGATTGCTGTGTTCTGGTTTATGATGTTAACGTGATGAAATCTTTTGACTCTCTTGACAATTGGCATGAAGAGTTTCTTAAACAG GCAAATCCTTCTGACCCCAAGATGTTTCCCTTTATACTGCTTGGGAACAAGATTGATATTGATGGTGGAAATAGTAGAGTG GTATCTGAGAAGAAAGCCAAGGACTGGTGTGCTTCAAAAGGAAATATACCTTACTTTGAGACATCAGCAAAAGAGGATTACAATGTTGATCCTGCATTCTTGTGTATTGCCAGAACTGCTTTAGCAAATGAGCATGAACAAGACAT atattttcaaGGCATCCCGGAGGCTGTTTCAGAGAGTGAGCAAAGAGGTGGGTGTGCATGTTAA
- the LOC136200670 gene encoding NAD(P)H-quinone oxidoreductase subunit 1, chloroplastic: protein MIIDTTQLQAIHPFSRFESLNEVYGIIWEFVPILTLVLGITISILVIVWLEREISAGIQQRIGPEYAGPLGVLQALTDGTKLLFKENLFPSRGDTHLFSIGPSIAVISTLLSYSVIPFGYHFVLTDLNIGVFLWIAISSIAPIGLLMSGYGSNNKYSVLGGLRAAAQSISYEIPLTICVLSISLRAIR from the coding sequence ATGATAATTGATACAACACAACTACAAGCTATCCATCCTTTTTCTAGGTTCGAATCCTTAAACGAGGTCTATGGAATTATATGGGAGTTTGTTCCGAttttgactcttgtattgggaATCACGATAAGCATACTAGTAATTGTATGGTTAGAAAGAGAAATATCCGCAGGGATACAACAACGTATTGGACCCGAATATGCAGGTCCTTTAGGAGTTCTTCAAGCTCTAACGGATGGTACAAAACTACTTTTCAAAGAGAATCTTTTTCCATCTAGGGGGGATACTCATTTATTCAGTATTGGACCATCTATAGCAGTCATATCAACTCTATTAAGCTATTCAGTAATTCCTTTTGGTTATCACTTTGTTTTAACTGATCTAAATATTGGTGTTTTTTTATGGATTGCCATTTCAAGTATTGCTCCCATTGGACTTCTTATGTCAGGATATGgatcaaataataaatattcCGTTTTAGGTGGGCTACGAGCTGCTGCTCAATCGATTAGTTATGAAATACCTTTAACTATTTGTGTGTTATCCATATCTCTACGTGCGATTCGTTGA